The following are encoded in a window of Mycoplasmopsis bovis PG45 genomic DNA:
- the rpsR gene encoding 30S ribosomal protein S18 encodes MANFKKVKKGRNLRRKCELCETNIEYVDYKNVEFITKFISGIGQIKPHASTGTCARHQRKVANAIKRARFMALIPYTKDKIRVLAPAAGVNAAQPAAEKAKKEATPAQ; translated from the coding sequence ATGGCTAATTTTAAAAAAGTTAAAAAAGGCAGAAATTTAAGACGTAAGTGTGAATTGTGTGAAACAAACATTGAATATGTTGATTACAAGAATGTTGAATTTATTACAAAATTTATTTCAGGTATTGGTCAAATTAAGCCACATGCTTCAACAGGAACATGTGCTAGACACCAAAGAAAAGTTGCTAACGCTATAAAAAGAGCTCGTTTTATGGCTCTTATACCTTACACAAAAGACAAAATTCGTGTATTAGCACCAGCAGCAGGAGTAAATGCTGCGCAACCTGCTGCAGAAAAAGCTAAAAAAGAAGCTACACCTGCACAATAA
- a CDS encoding single-stranded DNA-binding protein: MNKVLLVGRIANEIKLITTQNGVNLIKSAIAVRKPNSSSNDAEFIEVIASGTIADFISKNVAKGTLVSLEGNLTSYKFRNKTGSLLKITYVNIQEINVLQKAISYNKQSTEYDNSKKNTIEDIPTAELIIED; encoded by the coding sequence ATGAATAAGGTTTTATTAGTCGGTAGAATTGCCAATGAAATTAAATTAATAACCACACAAAATGGAGTTAATTTAATTAAAAGCGCAATAGCTGTAAGAAAACCTAATAGTTCTAGTAATGATGCAGAATTTATTGAAGTTATTGCAAGCGGAACTATTGCTGATTTTATTTCCAAAAATGTCGCAAAAGGCACATTAGTTTCTTTAGAAGGAAATTTAACTTCTTACAAATTTAGGAATAAAACAGGTTCGTTGCTAAAAATTACTTATGTTAATATTCAAGAAATAAATGTGTTACAGAAAGCAATTTCTTATAACAAACAGTCAACTGAATATGATAATAGTAAAAAAAATACTATTGAAGATATTCCAACAGCAGAATTAATTATTGAAGATTAA